In Arachis stenosperma cultivar V10309 chromosome 1, arast.V10309.gnm1.PFL2, whole genome shotgun sequence, one DNA window encodes the following:
- the LOC130936089 gene encoding tropinone reductase-like 3, whose amino-acid sequence MEKRFKGKVAIVTASTQGIGFAIAERLGLEGASVVISSRKQQNVDEAAEKLRAKGIEVLALVCHVSNDQQRKDLIQKTAQKYGKIDVIVSNAAANPSVDPILQTKDSVLDKLWEINVKASILLLKDAAPHLHKGSSVVIVSSIAGFNPPASMSMYGVTKTALFGLTKALAAEMAPNTRVNCIAPGFVPTNFASFITSNQAIRQELEAKTLLGRLGTTEDMAAGTAFLASDDASYITGETLVIAGGMPSRL is encoded by the exons ATGGAAAAGAGGTTTAAGGGGAAGGTGGCCATCGTTACGGCTTCGACTCAGGGAATCGGGTTCGCCATAGCTGAGAGGCTGGGCTTGGAAGGTGCTTCCGTCGTCATCTCTTCTCGCAAGCAG CAAAATGTTGACGAGGCTGCAGAGAAACTTAGGGCTAAAGGAATTGAAGTTTTGGCCCTTGTTTGCCATGTCTCCAACGATCAACAGAGAAAGGATTTGATTCAAAAAACCGCACAG AAGTATGGAAAGATAGATGTGATTGTGTCAAACGCAGCTGCAAATCCTTCTGTTGACCCCATTTTGCAAACCAAAGACTCTGTTCTTGACAAGCTTTGGGAGATTAATGTCAAAGCCTCTATACTTCTTCTCAAG GATGCAGCTCCTCACTTGCACAAAGGCTCATCTGTGGTTATTGTTTCCTCCATCGCCGGATTCAATCCTCCTGCTTCTATGTCTATGTATGGAGTGACCAAAACAGCCCTTTTTGGACTTACCAAA GCCCTGGCTGCTGAGATGGCCCCAAACACTCGTGTAAACTGTATTGCTCCCGGTTTTGTGCCAACTAATTTTGCCTCGTTTATTACCAGTAATCAAGCTATT AGGCAAGAGCTTGAAGCAAAGACATTGCTTGGAAGGCTTGGTACAACTGAAGACATGGCGGCTGGGACAGCTTTTTTGGCATCTGATGATGCTTCTTATATCACAGGGGAAACTCTAGTCATTGCTGGGGGAATGCCATCGAGGCTGTAG
- the LOC130943501 gene encoding serine/threonine/tyrosine-protein kinase HT1 isoform X2: MQFTRASSMAGSCFHGLRMRRSKSKPLPELPPSSSSKKRMNSDLENMERKRFDSLESWSMILDSENVETWEASKEDQEEWTADLSQLFIGNKFASGAHSRIYRGIYKQRAVAVKMVRIPTQDEERRSLLEQQFKSEVALLSRLFHPNIVQFIAACKKPPVYCIITEYMSQGTLRMYLNKKEPYSLSIETILRLALDISRGMEYLHSQGVIHRDLKSNNLLLNDEMRVKVADFGTSCLETRCRETKGNMGTYRWMAPEMIKEKPYTRKVDVYSFGIVLWELTTALLPFQGMTPVQAAFAVAEKHINMLLIVVSIRQKQVKDDRKFLMLI; this comes from the exons atgcAATTCACAAGAGCTTCTTCAATGGCTGGCTCATGCTTCCATGGGCTTCGCATGCGAAGGTCGAAGAGTAAGCCTTTACCGGAGCTTCCTCCTTCATCGTCTTCCAAGAAAAGGATGAACTCTGACTTAGAGAACATGGAGAGAAAGAGATTTGACAGCTTGGAATCATGGTCCATGATATTGGACTCTGAGAATGTGGAGACATGGGAAGCTTCTAAGGAGGATCAGGAGGAGTGGACTGCAGATTTGTCACAGCTTTTCATAGGGAACAAGTTTGCATCTGGAGCTCACAGTAGAATCTACCGTGGAATTTACAAGCAGAGAGCCGTAGCTGTGAAAATGGTGAGGATCCCGACACAGGACGAGGAGAGAAGATCCTTGCTTGAGCAGCAGTTCAAATCTGAAGTTGCTTTGCTTTCACGTCTCTTTCATCCAAACATAGTTCAG TTTATTGCAGCTTGTAAAAAACCGCCAGTGTACTGTATCATAACAGAATACATGTCACAAGGAACTCTGAGGATGTATCTGAACAAGAAAGAGCCGTACTCTCTTTCAATTGAAACAATACTAAGGTTAGCTCTTGACATATCTAGGGGTATGGAGTACCTTCACTCGCAAGGCGTCATCCACAGAGATCTCAAGTCAAATAACCTTCTTCTCAATGATGAGATGAGGGTTAAGGTGGCAGATTTCGGCACATCTTGTCTCGAAACAAGGTGCCGGGAGACCAAAGGAAACATGGGAACATATCGTTGGATGGCGCCAGAGATGATTAAGGAGAAACCTTACACTCGCAAAGTTGATGTGTATAGTTTTGGTATTGTGCTTTGGGAACTCACAACTGCTTTACTTCCCTTCCAAGGAATGACCCCTGTCCAAGCTGCTTTTGCTGTTGCTGAGAAG CATATCAACATGTTGCTGATTGTTGTCAGTATTAGACAGAAGCAGGTTAAGGATGACAGAAAATTCTTAATGCTAATTTG A
- the LOC130943501 gene encoding serine/threonine/tyrosine-protein kinase HT1 isoform X1 produces MQFTRASSMAGSCFHGLRMRRSKSKPLPELPPSSSSKKRMNSDLENMERKRFDSLESWSMILDSENVETWEASKEDQEEWTADLSQLFIGNKFASGAHSRIYRGIYKQRAVAVKMVRIPTQDEERRSLLEQQFKSEVALLSRLFHPNIVQFIAACKKPPVYCIITEYMSQGTLRMYLNKKEPYSLSIETILRLALDISRGMEYLHSQGVIHRDLKSNNLLLNDEMRVKVADFGTSCLETRCRETKGNMGTYRWMAPEMIKEKPYTRKVDVYSFGIVLWELTTALLPFQGMTPVQAAFAVAEKNERPPLPASCQPALAHLIKRCWAANPSKRPDFSDIVTTLEKYDECVKEGLPLTHHSRLVSRNLIERLKGCVSMSSSIPVHA; encoded by the exons atgcAATTCACAAGAGCTTCTTCAATGGCTGGCTCATGCTTCCATGGGCTTCGCATGCGAAGGTCGAAGAGTAAGCCTTTACCGGAGCTTCCTCCTTCATCGTCTTCCAAGAAAAGGATGAACTCTGACTTAGAGAACATGGAGAGAAAGAGATTTGACAGCTTGGAATCATGGTCCATGATATTGGACTCTGAGAATGTGGAGACATGGGAAGCTTCTAAGGAGGATCAGGAGGAGTGGACTGCAGATTTGTCACAGCTTTTCATAGGGAACAAGTTTGCATCTGGAGCTCACAGTAGAATCTACCGTGGAATTTACAAGCAGAGAGCCGTAGCTGTGAAAATGGTGAGGATCCCGACACAGGACGAGGAGAGAAGATCCTTGCTTGAGCAGCAGTTCAAATCTGAAGTTGCTTTGCTTTCACGTCTCTTTCATCCAAACATAGTTCAG TTTATTGCAGCTTGTAAAAAACCGCCAGTGTACTGTATCATAACAGAATACATGTCACAAGGAACTCTGAGGATGTATCTGAACAAGAAAGAGCCGTACTCTCTTTCAATTGAAACAATACTAAGGTTAGCTCTTGACATATCTAGGGGTATGGAGTACCTTCACTCGCAAGGCGTCATCCACAGAGATCTCAAGTCAAATAACCTTCTTCTCAATGATGAGATGAGGGTTAAGGTGGCAGATTTCGGCACATCTTGTCTCGAAACAAGGTGCCGGGAGACCAAAGGAAACATGGGAACATATCGTTGGATGGCGCCAGAGATGATTAAGGAGAAACCTTACACTCGCAAAGTTGATGTGTATAGTTTTGGTATTGTGCTTTGGGAACTCACAACTGCTTTACTTCCCTTCCAAGGAATGACCCCTGTCCAAGCTGCTTTTGCTGTTGCTGAGAAG AATGAGAGGCCACCACTGCCGGCAAGTTGCCAGCCAGCACTAGCACACCTCATAAAGCGTTGCTGGGCGGCGAACCCATCGAAGAGGCCGGACTTCAGTGACATAGTGACCACTCTTGAGAAGTACGATGAATGTGTGAAGGAGGGACTTCCCCTAACTCATCATTCAAGACTTGTCAGCAGAAACCTCATTGAACGCTTAAAAGGCTGCGTCTCCATGAGTTCCTCTATACCTGTACATGCTTAA